The following are encoded in a window of Marinitoga sp. 1197 genomic DNA:
- the ispD gene encoding 2-C-methyl-D-erythritol 4-phosphate cytidylyltransferase yields the protein MNIGIIVAAGKGKRTKLSYPKQFYQILDKSLLRITLEKYEYSNLINKIVVVANEKYMEETKKECYNINKLCGIIEGGESRQSSVYNALNFLYNNFGFKVSIVSIHDAARPFISINKIDESIKVAKKYGSAVLALSEKNSLSHVVDNVIDKILDRNEVYLHQTPQCFDFQKLYKAYTNFENELKSFTDDASIFHKAGNFVRVIPGEEYNIKITTEFDLKFAKWLIKEGKINV from the coding sequence ATGAATATTGGTATTATTGTTGCCGCTGGGAAAGGTAAAAGGACAAAACTTTCTTATCCTAAACAATTTTACCAGATTTTAGATAAAAGTTTGTTAAGAATTACATTAGAAAAATATGAATATTCTAATTTAATCAATAAAATTGTTGTTGTTGCTAATGAGAAATATATGGAAGAGACAAAAAAGGAATGTTATAATATTAACAAATTGTGTGGTATAATAGAGGGGGGGGAGTCGAGACAGAGTTCTGTATACAATGCTTTAAATTTTCTATATAATAATTTTGGATTTAAGGTTTCTATAGTTTCAATTCACGACGCTGCAAGACCTTTTATTTCTATAAATAAAATTGATGAGAGTATAAAGGTAGCAAAAAAGTATGGGTCTGCTGTATTAGCATTATCTGAAAAAAATTCTTTATCTCATGTTGTTGATAATGTAATTGATAAAATATTGGATAGAAATGAGGTATATTTACATCAAACTCCTCAATGTTTCGATTTTCAAAAGTTATATAAAGCATATACAAATTTCGAGAATGAACTTAAAAGTTTTACTGATGATGCCAGTATTTTTCATAAAGCAGGAAATTTTGTGAGAGTAATACCAGGAGAAGAATATAATATAAAAATAACAACGGAATTCGATTTAAAATTTGCAAAATGGTTAATAAAGGAAGGTAAAATAAATGTTTAA
- a CDS encoding deoxyribonuclease IV, protein MFKIGAHMSTSKGFHNVPQATKKIDGNTFQIFSHSPRTWKVKYPKDEDIQEFKKQMKKFNISFDDVLVHSGYLINLATPNDENWQKSINLIKEELKITISLGIKHFNVHPGSHLGKGEEFGFDRVAKALDIILEDLNNTDVIILLENVAKKGGNIGWNIKQLGEIIKRCSFPHKIGITYDTCHGFDSNYDIRDRAGVENLLNEIENYIGFEKLKMIHLNDSKFPLGAGKDRHEFIGKGEIGINGFKTFFSFNEIIKIPMHLETPGDDKMHAKDIKVIKKILNI, encoded by the coding sequence ATGTTTAAAATTGGGGCGCATATGAGTACATCTAAGGGATTTCACAATGTTCCACAGGCAACAAAAAAAATAGATGGTAATACTTTTCAAATATTTTCCCACAGTCCCAGGACATGGAAAGTTAAATATCCTAAAGATGAAGATATACAGGAATTTAAAAAACAAATGAAAAAGTTTAATATATCTTTTGATGATGTGTTAGTTCATTCTGGTTATTTAATTAATCTTGCAACGCCAAATGATGAAAATTGGCAAAAGTCCATAAATTTAATAAAAGAAGAATTGAAAATTACCATATCTCTTGGAATAAAACATTTCAATGTTCATCCGGGTTCGCATCTTGGAAAAGGGGAAGAATTTGGCTTTGATAGAGTTGCAAAAGCTCTGGATATAATATTAGAAGATTTGAATAATACAGATGTGATAATATTACTTGAAAATGTAGCTAAAAAAGGTGGAAATATTGGCTGGAATATAAAACAGCTTGGTGAAATAATAAAAAGGTGTAGTTTCCCACATAAAATAGGAATAACCTATGATACTTGTCACGGCTTTGATTCAAATTATGATATTAGAGATAGAGCGGGTGTGGAAAACTTATTAAATGAAATTGAAAATTATATAGGGTTTGAAAAATTAAAAATGATACACTTAAATGATTCAAAGTTTCCGTTGGGTGCAGGCAAAGATAGACATGAATTTATTGGTAAAGGTGAAATTGGAATAAACGGTTTTAAGACTTTTTTTTCTTTTAATGAAATAATTAAAATACCCATGCACTTAGAAACACCAGGTGATGATAAAATGCATGCAAAAGATATAAAAGTGATAAAAAAGATTTTAAACATATAG